Proteins found in one Terriglobia bacterium genomic segment:
- a CDS encoding zinc metalloprotease HtpX — protein MNNLKTVLLLGLLTGIILFLGSLWGERGITIALVFSVLINFGSYFFSDKIALSMYGAKPVSREEAPRLYSILDLLCARSALPMPKVYLIPTDSPNAFATGRNPQHASVAVTEGALRLLDENELQGVLAHELSHVKNRDILISSIAATIAGIIMWVANMARFAMIFGGSRDREEGGGGLGGLVTIIVAPIAAMLIQLWISRTREYEADHSGAGMAGNPYGLASALQKLENYSKRIPMEASPSTAHMFIVHPFSGGGMMNLFSTHPPIQKRVERLLGRNTQ, from the coding sequence ATGAATAATCTCAAGACGGTACTGTTACTCGGTCTCCTCACAGGGATCATCCTGTTTCTTGGCAGCCTCTGGGGCGAGCGGGGAATAACTATAGCCTTAGTTTTTTCCGTGCTCATAAATTTCGGGAGTTATTTCTTCTCCGATAAGATCGCGCTGAGCATGTATGGTGCCAAACCCGTAAGTCGCGAGGAAGCACCCCGTCTGTACTCAATTCTCGATTTACTGTGCGCGCGAAGCGCCTTGCCGATGCCCAAGGTCTACCTGATCCCGACAGATTCTCCGAACGCTTTTGCCACGGGACGCAACCCGCAGCACGCGTCGGTGGCGGTCACTGAAGGGGCCTTGCGGCTTCTGGATGAGAATGAGCTGCAAGGAGTACTGGCCCACGAACTCTCACACGTAAAGAATCGTGACATCCTGATCAGCAGCATCGCTGCGACCATAGCCGGCATCATCATGTGGGTTGCGAACATGGCCCGATTCGCCATGATCTTTGGCGGATCCCGGGATCGCGAGGAAGGTGGGGGTGGCTTGGGTGGCCTGGTTACCATTATCGTGGCCCCGATTGCCGCGATGCTGATCCAGCTGTGGATCTCCCGGACGCGCGAGTACGAAGCAGACCACAGCGGCGCCGGCATGGCGGGGAATCCTTACGGCCTGGCTTCCGCACTGCAGAAGCTCGAAAACTACTCCAAGCGTATTCCGATGGAGGCCTCCCCAAGCACGGCGCATATGTTTATAGTGCATCCGTTCTCGGGCGGTGGCATGATGAATCTCTTCAGCACCCACCCGCCGATTCAAAAGCGAGTCGAACGTCTTCTGGGAAGAAACACGCAATAA
- a CDS encoding zf-HC2 domain-containing protein has protein sequence MSDPFVEAAIRRILARRQGHESEACPDANVLAAYLESRLTAGETSRFEEHASHCAACQETLALSLQLEDRETVSAGRSAYEPRRFSYSSSPVRFALAAVVVAVVGLLLFQATRESRLAQPAPQVANKESRPSISGGSNAALISPQARTTSPATHISSERALPPAAANVPPQARPVNQPAPAAISPAIVAAPPAPVTLDASNIVRPQAPARAEAVKPEVVEMELRKQAQLDAEALKMKVAGARPEDAKMQAGLAGQQTGQMIQQAVQPGRQAAVAPARAAQAQATAQGGGGGRGGGGGQLGAVAPIRMAQAETVKVQALAFQGGYANKGSFLSSTPPRFDLPGPGSRQWGSVIAKESTAGFVKKLGTRAFYLTTGNWIDAECALHPEAPFREINRNSKEYQDILAKEPALAELHFSGIPFLLYWNGTNYRIR, from the coding sequence ATGAGTGATCCATTCGTAGAGGCGGCCATCCGGCGCATTCTTGCACGGCGGCAGGGCCATGAGTCAGAAGCTTGCCCCGACGCCAACGTGCTGGCAGCTTATCTCGAATCCCGCTTGACCGCCGGCGAGACGTCGCGCTTTGAGGAGCATGCTTCACATTGTGCCGCGTGCCAGGAAACGCTGGCACTGTCCCTGCAGCTGGAGGATCGGGAAACGGTCAGCGCCGGCCGCTCGGCTTACGAGCCACGTAGATTCTCTTACAGTTCTTCTCCGGTGCGCTTCGCACTGGCAGCAGTAGTCGTGGCGGTCGTCGGTCTGCTCCTGTTTCAAGCCACGAGAGAGTCCCGGCTTGCTCAGCCGGCACCGCAGGTGGCGAACAAGGAATCGCGACCCAGCATCTCGGGGGGATCCAATGCGGCTCTGATCTCCCCGCAGGCGAGGACAACCTCGCCTGCAACTCACATTTCTTCTGAGAGGGCCCTGCCTCCCGCAGCCGCGAACGTGCCGCCTCAGGCCCGACCCGTGAACCAGCCTGCGCCGGCAGCGATCAGCCCGGCAATCGTCGCGGCTCCACCAGCGCCGGTGACTCTGGATGCCTCAAATATTGTCCGGCCCCAAGCTCCTGCCCGGGCGGAGGCGGTCAAACCTGAGGTGGTCGAAATGGAGCTGCGAAAGCAGGCCCAACTTGACGCCGAAGCGCTAAAGATGAAGGTGGCAGGCGCCCGTCCGGAAGATGCAAAGATGCAAGCCGGATTGGCAGGTCAGCAGACTGGACAAATGATTCAGCAAGCGGTTCAACCAGGCCGGCAGGCTGCTGTTGCGCCGGCTCGCGCGGCACAAGCTCAAGCAACAGCACAAGGCGGAGGCGGGGGGCGAGGCGGGGGAGGCGGCCAGCTAGGTGCCGTCGCCCCGATCCGAATGGCGCAGGCAGAGACTGTGAAAGTGCAAGCTCTTGCGTTTCAGGGTGGCTATGCTAACAAGGGTTCCTTCCTTAGCAGCACTCCACCTCGTTTCGATCTTCCAGGCCCTGGTTCCAGGCAGTGGGGTTCGGTGATCGCGAAGGAGTCCACAGCTGGATTTGTGAAAAAGCTCGGCACGCGCGCGTTCTACCTCACGACCGGCAATTGGATTGATGCTGAGTGTGCCTTGCATCCTGAAGCCCCATTCCGGGAGATCAACCGGAATTCGAAGGAATACCAAGATATCCTCGCAAAGGAGCCTGCACTGGCAGAATTACACTTCTCAGGAATACCTTTCCTGCTCTATTGGAACGGCACGAACTATCGGATTCGATGA
- a CDS encoding nucleotide exchange factor GrpE codes for MDSRKIPISANEHSPLPTDLHEEPSQLRVVDKRHFTQADLETPVSGPVEDKPRYPTYVEELMARVAETERRFSERVKLVDQEIARSKARLEAEYERKLALSKQSLLLPFLDVLDNLERALRAASIAGIKDELLEGVKMTAELFCSRLREHGIEPIEVLNQPFDPNLSQAVGVVPVYEQDKDGLVVEEVLRGYRMEKILVRPAQVRVGQYQQDQKTSA; via the coding sequence TTGGATAGCAGGAAGATTCCTATCAGCGCAAACGAACATTCACCGCTCCCGACCGACCTGCACGAAGAACCCTCGCAGTTGCGAGTTGTCGACAAGCGGCATTTCACGCAGGCGGATCTCGAGACGCCGGTTTCCGGACCCGTGGAGGACAAACCGCGCTATCCCACTTACGTGGAAGAATTGATGGCAAGGGTAGCTGAGACCGAACGCCGTTTCAGTGAACGGGTGAAACTGGTCGACCAGGAGATCGCCCGATCGAAGGCCCGCCTCGAGGCGGAGTACGAACGCAAGCTGGCGCTCAGCAAGCAGAGCCTGTTGTTGCCGTTTCTCGATGTGCTTGACAACCTCGAGCGGGCGCTTCGGGCCGCGTCTATTGCTGGAATCAAGGACGAGCTGCTCGAGGGTGTGAAGATGACAGCCGAGCTCTTCTGCTCAAGGCTGCGGGAACATGGGATCGAGCCGATCGAGGTCCTGAACCAGCCTTTCGATCCCAACTTGAGCCAGGCGGTAGGAGTAGTTCCCGTTTACGAGCAGGATAAGGACGGTCTGGTGGTCGAGGAAGTTCTTCGCGGCTATCGCATGGAGAAGATCCTGGTCCGGCCCGCGCAGGTGCGCGTCGGCCAATATCAGCAGGACCAGAAAACCTCAGCATAG
- a CDS encoding sigma-70 family RNA polymerase sigma factor yields MLPSETVKEISQVFERCRRRYPTINLPFESFCARAEEIMAAGHEEHAATAAQETQDGGAAICSGCMSLVRQLHHEDLFLALACAGGDRVAWEHFADEYLALLRRFAAGACRDFEASEDLAQEIVAVLLGEAGTAAGSLHQCAQSEPGANPVTKGKLLSYNGRGSLAGWLRAAVSHAAIDRFRRARKQVSLDELVERGRLPRFQNPGPMGAGEERLDARWGPVLAEALNEEILRLGARDRLLLSLYHLQGVPLKVIGRHFGVHEATASRWLERVRKGIRKRVESKLRKAHRLSARDLGSLWRWISETEDPALESLLQPAPADALSQKKVQGGIG; encoded by the coding sequence ATGCTGCCATCGGAGACAGTCAAGGAAATAAGCCAGGTTTTTGAGCGTTGCCGGCGACGCTATCCAACGATCAATCTCCCGTTCGAATCGTTCTGCGCCCGTGCGGAGGAAATCATGGCCGCCGGCCATGAAGAACACGCAGCGACAGCCGCACAGGAAACTCAGGACGGCGGCGCTGCCATTTGCTCCGGCTGCATGTCCCTGGTTCGACAGCTGCACCACGAGGACCTGTTTCTGGCATTGGCCTGTGCCGGGGGCGACCGCGTGGCATGGGAGCATTTCGCGGACGAATACCTGGCGTTGCTCAGACGTTTCGCCGCTGGCGCTTGCCGGGATTTCGAGGCGAGTGAGGACCTTGCGCAGGAGATTGTCGCTGTCCTGCTTGGAGAGGCCGGTACGGCTGCCGGCAGTCTGCACCAGTGTGCACAGTCAGAGCCAGGCGCGAATCCCGTGACCAAAGGAAAACTCCTGAGCTACAACGGTCGTGGATCGCTCGCGGGCTGGCTGCGTGCTGCCGTGTCGCATGCGGCGATCGATCGGTTTCGGCGGGCGCGGAAGCAAGTCTCTTTGGACGAGTTGGTGGAACGGGGGAGATTACCGCGCTTCCAGAATCCTGGACCCATGGGTGCCGGGGAAGAGCGACTCGATGCCCGCTGGGGTCCCGTGCTGGCAGAAGCCTTGAATGAGGAAATCTTGCGCCTCGGCGCGCGCGATCGTTTGCTGCTCAGCCTCTATCACCTGCAAGGAGTACCGCTCAAGGTGATTGGCCGCCACTTCGGGGTGCATGAAGCGACGGCGTCGCGCTGGCTGGAGCGTGTGCGCAAGGGCATACGGAAACGAGTCGAAAGCAAACTGCGCAAAGCACACCGACTCAGCGCGCGAGATCTGGGTTCCCTCTGGCGTTGGATCTCGGAAACCGAAGACCCGGCGCTCGAGTCCTTGCTGCAGCCTGCGCCGGCAGATGCCCTGAGCCAAAAGAAGGTGCAAGGCGGGATTGGATGA
- a CDS encoding Hsp20/alpha crystallin family protein, whose translation MRLIPYVRRSETPSRIWPETTSFFEDFFNDPFLSSVTRPSERWLPAVDILEKEGNLILRAEVPGVNEKDIDLKLEGNVLILKGEKKLENEEERNNYHRMESFYGSFTRSFTLPDSVDRDHIKADYKNGILVITIPQKPEVRPREIPVSTK comes from the coding sequence ATGAGATTGATTCCTTATGTTAGGAGAAGTGAGACGCCTTCAAGGATTTGGCCTGAGACTACCTCGTTTTTTGAGGATTTTTTCAATGATCCGTTCCTCTCATCGGTCACCAGGCCGAGCGAGAGATGGCTGCCGGCCGTGGACATTCTCGAGAAAGAAGGAAACTTGATTCTGCGCGCGGAAGTTCCCGGCGTCAACGAAAAGGACATCGACCTGAAGCTCGAAGGCAACGTCTTGATCCTCAAGGGGGAGAAGAAGCTGGAAAACGAGGAAGAGCGCAACAATTATCATCGCATGGAGAGCTTCTACGGTTCGTTTACCCGTTCCTTCACGCTCCCCGATTCGGTGGACCGTGATCACATCAAGGCTGATTATAAGAACGGCATTCTGGTGATCACGATACCGCAGAAGCCTGAGGTCCGGCCCCGCGAGATTCCGGTCAGTACCAAGTAA
- the nuoF gene encoding NADH-quinone oxidoreductase subunit NuoF: MSIKILTRNMHVPNLTSIDVYESLGGYQGLRKALREYTPAEVTDIVKKSGLRGRGGAGFPTGMKWGFVPKNSGKPVYLCVNGDESEPGTFKDHVIIEKDPHQMIEGAIISAYALGCHQAFIFLRGEFFYGARVVQKALAEAQEKGYLGRNILGTDYHLEVILHRGAGAYICGEETALLESIEGRRGHPRLKPPFPAVVGLYQCPTVINNVETLANIPHIISNGAEWFAGIGSDRNTGTRLFGVSGHVERPGVYEFPMGITLRELIYEHCGGIRNGHKLKAVVPGGSSVPVLSADQVDVRLDFDSVAKAGSMLGSAGVIVMDETTCMVKAVRRITKFYAEESCGQCTQCREGTEWLYQILTRIEKGDGRPGELEIMLDICTNMKGRTICPLSDAAAMPVESYIQKFRDEFAAHIQGQRCIVA, translated from the coding sequence ATGTCTATCAAGATTCTGACCAGGAACATGCACGTTCCCAATCTTACGAGCATCGATGTCTACGAGTCGCTCGGCGGCTATCAGGGGCTGCGCAAGGCGCTGCGCGAATACACGCCTGCCGAGGTAACCGACATCGTGAAAAAGTCAGGCCTGCGCGGCCGGGGCGGTGCCGGCTTCCCGACGGGGATGAAGTGGGGATTCGTGCCCAAGAACTCGGGCAAGCCGGTGTATCTGTGCGTGAACGGCGATGAGAGCGAACCCGGCACCTTCAAAGACCACGTTATCATCGAAAAGGATCCGCACCAGATGATCGAAGGCGCCATCATCTCCGCTTATGCCCTTGGTTGCCACCAGGCGTTCATTTTCCTTCGCGGAGAGTTTTTCTACGGAGCCAGGGTAGTTCAGAAGGCGCTGGCCGAGGCTCAGGAGAAAGGATATCTGGGCAGGAACATCCTGGGGACAGATTACCACCTGGAGGTCATCCTGCACCGGGGAGCCGGAGCCTACATCTGCGGTGAGGAAACAGCCCTGCTTGAATCGATCGAGGGCAGGCGCGGACACCCAAGACTCAAGCCGCCCTTTCCCGCCGTCGTCGGGTTGTACCAATGCCCAACGGTCATCAACAACGTGGAGACTCTGGCGAACATTCCGCACATTATCAGCAACGGCGCCGAATGGTTTGCGGGCATCGGCAGCGACCGCAATACGGGCACCCGGCTGTTCGGTGTCAGCGGTCATGTGGAGAGGCCGGGCGTCTATGAGTTCCCTATGGGAATTACTCTGCGCGAGCTGATCTATGAGCACTGCGGCGGCATCAGAAACGGGCACAAGCTCAAGGCGGTAGTCCCGGGCGGCTCCTCCGTTCCGGTCTTGTCCGCGGACCAGGTCGATGTGCGCCTGGACTTCGATTCCGTCGCCAAGGCAGGCAGCATGCTTGGCTCTGCCGGCGTGATCGTGATGGATGAAACGACCTGCATGGTGAAAGCGGTGCGCCGGATCACGAAGTTTTATGCCGAGGAATCCTGCGGACAGTGCACTCAATGCCGTGAGGGAACGGAGTGGCTCTACCAGATCCTGACACGCATCGAGAAGGGCGACGGCAGACCCGGCGAACTCGAGATCATGCTCGACATCTGCACCAACATGAAAGGGCGCACGATCTGCCCTCTTTCCGATGCGGCAGCCATGCCCGTGGAAAGCTACATCCAGAAGTTCCGCGACGAGTTCGCTGCTCATATCCAGGGGCAGCGCTGCATCGTAGCCTGA